The following are from one region of the Pelagibius sp. CAU 1746 genome:
- a CDS encoding YMGG-like glycine zipper-containing protein, whose translation MKSNSLIALLSLSLLTLSACGSSTSDRALSGAGIGAGVGLVGGALVGAPLTGAAIGGAAGAGAGALTDEDDIDLGKPFWRD comes from the coding sequence ATGAAATCGAATTCCTTGATTGCCTTGCTGTCCCTCTCGCTGCTCACCCTGAGTGCCTGCGGCAGCAGCACATCGGACCGCGCCCTCAGCGGCGCCGGAATAGGCGCTGGCGTCGGCCTTGTCGGCGGTGCGCTGGTCGGGGCACCGCTCACGGGCGCGGCCATCGGCGGCGCCGCTGGGGCTGGAGCCGGTGCGCTGACCGATGAAGACGACATCGATCTCGGCAAACCGTTCTGGCGCGACTAG